GTTCATTAAGATCCATAAAAGCCCTTTCTATTAATTTCCTGTTTAAATGTGGCAGAACGGTATCCGCAGCATCTATTAAGGTAACATTCTTGTCTGAAAACGCACCGGCAAGTTCAACACCAAGATAACCTGCACCTATGACTGTTATTTTCTCTGCCTTTTTAGAGGCTTTTATAAGTTTATTTAAATCTCTCTCTGAATTTATTTTGTAAAGAAAATTTTCACCCTTTATAAATGACGTATTAAAAGAGCTTCCAAGGGAAACAACGATTTTATCATATTCAATCTTTTTATTTCCAGAGATAACGCATCTGTTTGAAAAATCTATGGAATCAATTTTTAAAAGCATGTCAACATGCCTTTCAATTGATGTTTCTACATTGTCACCAAGCATAAAATCTATAAAATTTGGCTTGATCTCAATTTTACTGTTTTTATCTATAATTATGGAATTCCCTACATATTTTTTTACATATAATCCAGAAAGCCCTGCACCCGCTATTAATATCCTTTCCATAACAGGTTATATTTTTAATAGATATTAATTAATTTATTTTATTTAAAAACTTAAAAATGATATATAAAATTAAAAGTATTATATATGTCTATTTGTTATCATGGTAATGA
This window of the Picrophilus oshimae DSM 9789 genome carries:
- a CDS encoding NAD(P)/FAD-dependent oxidoreductase, producing MERILIAGAGLSGLYVKKYVGNSIIIDKNSKIEIKPNFIDFMLGDNVETSIERHVDMLLKIDSIDFSNRCVISGNKKIEYDKIVVSLGSSFNTSFIKGENFLYKINSERDLNKLIKASKKAEKITVIGAGYLGVELAGAFSDKNVTLIDAADTVLPHLNRKLIERAFMDLNELNIDVRLKTMIDEVNKEYLIANGEKIKSDVTVFAGGFSGNNIINDSIKNRNSRIIVNRYLRSIEYDDVYACGDSMFFDASVPMSGIIARQSGITVAKNLLGIKTEFKPNNFANIIRIKNDYFGMIGNAFVSGGVARFLKKASMAITKNIIR